From Pseudomonas putida, one genomic window encodes:
- a CDS encoding DUF421 domain-containing protein has product MVSFDLQRMLIGEFPLTFLLEVALRVSAAFLAVFFFLKFSGRRGIRQLSRFELVVILTLGSAAGDVTFYEDVPLLPVALVFLTLLLLYRGTVYMMRRSRTCEAWIDGLPITVVKDGMYEIHSLRNLNISSNELFMELRQQGVEHLGQVRLGLLETDGDISLYFYGPDDTRPGLSVLPVEHRPEYLAPPNAGLHCCVSCGFPTFHEPQDSVVCERCGHNVWSPALDTVRNR; this is encoded by the coding sequence ATGGTTTCATTTGATCTGCAAAGGATGCTCATTGGCGAGTTCCCGCTGACCTTTCTCTTGGAGGTCGCCCTCCGCGTTTCAGCGGCTTTTCTAGCCGTGTTTTTCTTTCTGAAATTCAGTGGTCGACGCGGAATCAGGCAGCTTTCCCGATTCGAGCTCGTGGTGATCCTCACCTTGGGCTCAGCCGCAGGCGATGTGACCTTTTACGAAGATGTCCCCCTCCTCCCGGTCGCCTTGGTTTTCCTCACGCTTTTGCTGCTCTATCGCGGAACCGTCTACATGATGAGGCGCAGCAGAACCTGCGAGGCCTGGATCGATGGGTTGCCCATCACGGTCGTAAAGGACGGGATGTACGAGATCCATTCGCTGCGGAATTTGAACATCTCGTCCAACGAGCTCTTCATGGAACTGCGCCAACAAGGCGTGGAGCATCTCGGCCAGGTTCGGCTCGGCCTATTGGAAACCGATGGCGATATCAGCCTGTATTTCTATGGGCCAGATGACACCCGGCCAGGGCTGTCGGTGCTCCCGGTCGAACATCGTCCAGAATACCTGGCACCGCCGAACGCGGGCTTACATTGTTGCGTCAGCTGCGGCTTCCCTACCTTCCATGAACCTCAAGACTCAGTCGTGTGTGAACGCTGCGGACATAACGTCTGGTCACCTGCATTGGATACCGTGCGCAACCGCTAG
- a CDS encoding histone-like nucleoid-structuring protein, MvaT/MvaU family encodes MSRLAEFRQLEQKLAAQLAELEAMKGSSELKAEIEFETKLRDLLSKYGYSLRDIINILDPQASRRAAAPAVAEKAPRRARQVKQYKNPHNGEIIETKGGNHKLLKEWKAEYGSDVVEGWLAQ; translated from the coding sequence ATGTCCCGTCTGGCAGAGTTCCGTCAGCTTGAGCAAAAATTGGCCGCACAACTGGCCGAACTAGAAGCAATGAAAGGCTCCTCCGAGCTGAAAGCGGAGATCGAATTTGAGACCAAACTGCGCGATCTTTTGAGCAAATACGGGTACAGCCTGCGTGACATCATCAACATCCTGGATCCCCAGGCTAGCCGTCGCGCCGCCGCTCCTGCTGTTGCAGAGAAAGCCCCACGTCGTGCCCGCCAGGTAAAGCAGTACAAGAATCCGCACAACGGCGAAATCATCGAGACCAAGGGTGGCAACCACAAGCTGCTGAAGGAATGGAAAGCCGAATACGGCTCCGATGTGGTGGAAGGCTGGCTCGCCCAGTAA
- a CDS encoding hydroxyacid dehydrogenase, protein MSLIYVTSPIHETILSRLSDLGEVRLGYGPNAVAYEEIRNQVDAVFLRGGHISAEMIAASPKLRIVARHGAGYDNVDYKAAADHGVWVTNTPGANQRSVIEHVFALLLSLCRKLPLASEQTRNRVWAEDRLSLTGIELEGRTLGLVGFGNIGSSVAPVAEAFGMKVIFTDPAIDPSSDSRWVDFDTLLSTADVVSLHVPLLETTRNLIGVPEFAKMKDGAMLINTSRGGVVDEQALVDALKSGKLAGAGADVLAAENIDMIKPFDHDTPDIANTPNLIVTAHVAGQTDESLLRVGMSALEAIAAVLKGQAPAHPVNQPAPKSFS, encoded by the coding sequence ATGTCTCTCATTTACGTCACCAGCCCCATTCACGAAACAATCCTCTCTCGCCTTTCGGATCTCGGAGAGGTTCGTCTCGGCTACGGCCCAAATGCCGTTGCGTATGAAGAAATCCGAAATCAGGTTGATGCCGTGTTTCTGCGTGGTGGCCACATCAGCGCCGAAATGATCGCAGCCTCGCCGAAGCTGCGAATTGTTGCTCGCCATGGTGCCGGCTATGACAACGTCGACTACAAAGCAGCCGCCGACCACGGCGTCTGGGTCACGAACACTCCTGGTGCAAACCAGCGCAGCGTGATCGAGCATGTCTTCGCGCTGCTCTTATCGCTGTGTCGCAAGCTGCCGCTGGCATCTGAGCAAACCCGCAACCGGGTCTGGGCAGAAGACCGCCTCTCGCTGACTGGCATCGAGCTCGAAGGACGTACATTGGGCCTGGTGGGGTTCGGCAACATTGGCTCCAGCGTTGCACCTGTAGCTGAAGCTTTCGGTATGAAAGTGATCTTTACCGACCCGGCCATCGACCCGAGCTCGGACAGCCGTTGGGTGGACTTTGACACCCTTCTGTCCACGGCGGATGTCGTCAGTCTTCATGTCCCGCTGCTGGAAACCACTCGCAACCTGATCGGCGTACCTGAGTTCGCCAAGATGAAAGATGGCGCAATGCTGATCAACACCAGCCGTGGCGGTGTTGTGGACGAGCAAGCACTGGTCGACGCACTGAAGAGCGGAAAGCTGGCGGGTGCAGGTGCCGACGTCTTGGCCGCCGAGAACATCGACATGATCAAGCCATTCGACCATGACACGCCAGATATCGCGAACACGCCCAACCTGATCGTCACTGCCCATGTCGCCGGCCAGACCGATGAGTCGCTGTTGCGCGTTGGCATGAGCGCACTGGAGGCGATTGCCGCCGTGCTCAAGGGCCAAGCACCTGCCCACCCGGTCAACCAGCCTGCGCCGAAGTCGTTCAGCTAA
- a CDS encoding MFS transporter, protein MNNNNTLTESVAMPEPGIERKTKAKKATAAAVFGTFVEYYDFSIYGYLAATLALVFFPSDDPTTGLLNTFLVFGSAFLVRPIGAVAFGWLGDKVGRRASLIASITLMGAAATLIGLLPGYAQIGVWAPILLVALRMLQGFSAGGEIGGAASYIREWAPANRRSLYISFLPSIAQFGKGLAAAIAGLAAAWLTDPQMADWGWRIPFLLALPLGIIGLWMRLGIEDSPEFESKETDANKEHSAPFAELVRDYMRPLTKVMMISLVQNIGTYIGTVFIAAYFSSILGYSKGQASTIVLVAVSFAALMIPLAGHLGSIIGSKAVLRLAYLGYAVLSVPSFLLMQQGQVSMAMVGLALGMIPYALCLAGTYSVMPEFFPTHVRHTGVAFGHSVGAVIGGGIGPFMATWLIGATGNQTAPAFILSCAGILGLIVLWTVRNQAAADDKKHQFA, encoded by the coding sequence ATGAATAACAACAATACGTTGACGGAGTCCGTCGCCATGCCTGAGCCTGGAATCGAACGTAAGACGAAAGCCAAGAAGGCCACTGCGGCAGCCGTCTTTGGTACGTTCGTTGAGTATTACGACTTCAGCATCTACGGATACCTTGCTGCCACCCTTGCTCTGGTCTTCTTTCCTTCGGACGATCCGACAACAGGGTTGCTCAACACCTTCCTGGTCTTCGGCTCGGCATTTCTTGTCCGCCCGATTGGCGCAGTAGCGTTCGGCTGGCTCGGGGACAAGGTAGGACGTCGAGCAAGCCTGATTGCGAGCATCACCCTGATGGGGGCTGCCGCGACACTCATCGGCCTGTTGCCTGGCTACGCGCAAATCGGCGTCTGGGCCCCTATTCTCCTCGTTGCACTTCGCATGCTGCAGGGCTTCTCTGCTGGCGGTGAAATCGGCGGCGCGGCCAGCTACATCCGTGAGTGGGCTCCAGCCAATCGTCGCTCGCTGTACATTTCCTTCCTGCCGTCGATTGCACAGTTCGGTAAAGGGCTCGCCGCAGCCATCGCCGGTCTTGCAGCTGCATGGCTGACCGACCCGCAGATGGCTGATTGGGGTTGGCGTATTCCTTTCCTGCTGGCTCTGCCGCTCGGCATCATTGGCCTGTGGATGCGCCTTGGGATCGAAGACAGCCCGGAATTCGAATCGAAAGAAACCGACGCGAACAAAGAACACAGCGCACCTTTCGCTGAGCTCGTGCGTGATTACATGCGCCCGCTCACCAAGGTCATGATGATCTCCCTGGTGCAGAACATCGGCACCTACATCGGCACTGTCTTCATTGCCGCGTACTTCAGCTCAATCTTGGGCTACTCGAAGGGTCAAGCCTCCACCATCGTTCTGGTAGCAGTCAGCTTCGCAGCCCTGATGATCCCGCTGGCAGGTCACCTTGGCTCGATCATCGGCAGCAAAGCCGTGCTGCGCCTGGCCTACCTCGGCTACGCAGTTCTTTCCGTCCCATCGTTCCTCCTCATGCAGCAAGGCCAGGTCAGCATGGCTATGGTTGGACTGGCCCTGGGAATGATCCCTTACGCGCTGTGCCTGGCCGGCACCTACTCGGTCATGCCTGAGTTCTTCCCTACCCACGTTCGCCATACCGGCGTCGCGTTTGGCCACAGCGTTGGTGCCGTTATCGGCGGCGGCATTGGGCCTTTCATGGCCACTTGGCTAATCGGCGCGACCGGTAACCAAACGGCACCCGCTTTCATCCTGAGCTGTGCCGGTATTCTCGGCCTGATCGTGTTGTGGACTGTCCGCAACCAAGCTGCCGCCGACGACAAAAAACATCAATTCGCCTGA
- a CDS encoding OBAP family protein, with protein MRQLFQTITLPLACTLLWACSATETKSPVETPGRPESAKTQLLEAGAATLQSKPPIDAINAYLDGFHFYNGHPGVQMEAHHYCSILNEDVIQCVIFDGNTKGAKIMGVEYIIDEKLFAGLPPKEKAMWHSHGYEVSSGQLIAPGIPAPAEHALMERLAHTYGKTWHTWHTDQDKALPVGVPQLMMGFTADGQADTAMVEQRNRRLGVDAVKTKAERADIRIPDADPQADGWQHGNVIQITDPTGAHVHRSSTATPPTTNSRSSH; from the coding sequence ATGCGACAGCTATTCCAAACGATAACCCTTCCCCTCGCCTGCACTCTGCTGTGGGCTTGCTCCGCTACCGAAACGAAGTCTCCTGTGGAGACACCAGGCAGGCCCGAGTCTGCTAAAACCCAGTTGCTGGAGGCCGGCGCTGCGACGCTGCAATCCAAGCCGCCCATCGACGCTATCAACGCCTACCTGGATGGCTTTCATTTTTATAACGGACATCCGGGCGTGCAGATGGAAGCTCACCATTACTGCTCCATCCTGAATGAGGATGTCATCCAGTGTGTGATCTTCGACGGCAATACCAAGGGCGCGAAGATCATGGGCGTCGAATACATCATCGACGAGAAGCTTTTTGCCGGATTACCACCCAAGGAGAAGGCAATGTGGCATAGCCATGGCTATGAGGTCTCCTCTGGGCAGCTGATTGCACCAGGCATTCCAGCACCTGCTGAGCATGCTCTTATGGAGCGACTGGCGCATACTTATGGGAAGACATGGCACACCTGGCACACCGATCAGGATAAAGCGCTGCCTGTAGGTGTGCCGCAGTTGATGATGGGTTTTACCGCAGATGGGCAGGCTGACACGGCGATGGTCGAACAGCGCAATCGGCGCCTGGGTGTGGATGCTGTGAAAACCAAAGCTGAACGGGCTGACATTCGTATTCCTGATGCTGATCCCCAGGCTGATGGCTGGCAGCACGGTAACGTCATTCAAATCACCGATCCAACCGGTGCCCATGTACATCGCTCTTCAACAGCTACACCACCCACTACAAATAGCCGATCCAGCCATTAG
- a CDS encoding RraA family protein gives MFINVSDESISVNATWERADLALIEEISHYPVALIGDVLHRMGMMASAIRHTAGKPTFFGTILPLNTREGDNLAIHRALDEAQPGDVLVINGNSEVNRSVFGDLLGEICLAKQVAAVVIDGAVRDIEELDSIGLPIYARAVNPAGPSKWGPGQVGVPVACGNVVCYPGDAIIGDRDGIIVIARSLLPTLAEKVKLQDGYENSFREKVRASVR, from the coding sequence ATGTTCATCAATGTGTCCGATGAGTCGATCAGTGTTAACGCCACCTGGGAGCGAGCTGACCTGGCGTTGATCGAGGAGATCTCGCACTACCCAGTGGCACTCATCGGCGACGTGCTCCATCGCATGGGCATGATGGCTTCGGCAATTCGCCACACCGCTGGCAAGCCTACGTTCTTCGGCACCATCTTGCCGCTGAACACTCGCGAGGGTGACAACCTCGCTATCCACCGTGCGCTGGACGAAGCCCAGCCAGGAGATGTGCTGGTCATCAACGGCAACAGTGAAGTGAACCGCTCTGTGTTCGGAGATCTGCTCGGTGAGATTTGCCTAGCCAAGCAGGTTGCAGCGGTCGTCATTGATGGCGCTGTACGTGACATTGAAGAGCTCGACAGCATAGGGCTGCCTATCTACGCCCGTGCAGTGAACCCAGCCGGCCCCTCGAAATGGGGCCCAGGCCAGGTAGGTGTTCCAGTCGCCTGCGGCAATGTCGTTTGCTACCCAGGCGATGCCATTATCGGTGACCGCGACGGCATCATCGTGATTGCTCGCAGCCTGCTGCCGACGCTAGCTGAGAAGGTGAAACTCCAGGACGGCTACGAAAACAGCTTCCGCGAGAAAGTACGGGCAAGCGTGCGCTAA